GCCGCAACTGGAATTGCTGTTTTAATTGCGCTAATAAAGGGTATTTCCCGAAAAACTACAGATAAACTTGGTAATTTTTGGACAGATCTAACGCGTTCAACCTTATATATACTTTTGCCGCTTTCTATTCTGTTTGCTATTATACTAGTTGGACAGGGTGTTGTTCAGAACTTTAAAACATACGAAACAGTTCAAACTTTGCAACAGGGTGCACAGCAAGTAATTCCGATGGGACCTGCAGCCTCACAAATTGCCATCAAGCAATTGGGCACTAACGGTGGTGGATTTTTTAACGCGAATAGCGCACACCCTTTCGAGAACCCAACCCCTTTCAGCAATTTTCTTGAAATGTTAGCAATACTGCTTATTCCTGCTGCATTAACCTATACGTATGGAAGAATGGTTGGCTCAACACGACAGGGATGGATAATTTTTACTGCTATGATGATTTTATTGGTTGCAGGCTTAAGCATTTCTTTATATGCTGAGTATTCCGCTAATCCAATTTTCGGGCATTTACACCTGATGGAAGGTAAGGAAACACGTTTTGGAATCACTAATAGTATTCTTTGGGCAAATGCTACCACTGCAGCATCAAATGGTTCTGTAAATGCGATGCACGATAGTTTTTCGCCTTTAGCAGGAATGGTTGCCATGATAAATATTATGCTGGGTGAAATAATTTTCGGTGGTGTAGGTGCTGGGTTGTATGGCATGGTAATATTTATAATCCTCACAGTATTTATTGCTGGATTAATGGTTGGTCGTACACCAGAGTATTTGGGCAAAAAAATTGAAGCATTCGAGGTGCAAATGGCACTGATTGCCATTCTTGCTCCAAATATTGTAATACTTATTTTCTCTGCATGGGCATCTGTGTGCACCCCCGGACTCTCAAGTCTTAATAATGCTGGACCTCATGGCCTCTCCGAAATTTTTTACGCCTTTTCTTCAGCAGCCGGAAACAATGGCAGCGCTTTTGCAGGGCTTAACGCCAACACTGTATTTTATAATCTTACTATTGGTATCGGAATGCTCATCGGTCGTTTTGGAGTGATTATTCCTGTTATGGCAATAGCAGGAAGTATGGTTAAGAAGAAAATTACCCCACCTTCCTCTGGAACTTTTCACACCGACAATTGGTTGTTTATTGGATTATTAATAGCGATAATCCTTATCGTTGGCGGGTTAACACATTTTCCTGCGTTGTCGCTTGGTCCAATCGTTGAACATTTATTAATGAATAATGGAATAACCTTTTAATTCCTGAATAAAATGAGCACAAAAAATAAGTCAAGCCTTTTTAATAAAAAAATATTATTGCAGGCTTTAAAAGATAGCATAACCAAGCTAAACCCTGCTTTGCAGATTAAAAATCCTGTAATTTTCATTGTGGCAATAGGTGCCATTCTTACAACAATCATATTATTGATTGGTGTTTTTCAAGGAAACTTTTCGTCCTTTAATCTTCAAATCGCTATCTGGCTTTGGATTACAATTTTATTTGCCAACTTTTCCGAAGCCATTGCCGAAGGTCGGGGAAAAGCACAGGCCGATAGTTTGCGTAAAAATCGTACACAGGCAAAAGCCCGAAAGTTAGAGGGTAAACAAGAAATTTCTGTATTTGCAACTGAACTAAAGAAGGGTGATATCGTCATTTGTGAAGCTGGAGATGTAATCCCTTCGGATGGTGAAGTGGTAGAAGGCATTGCAAGTGTTGATGAATCGGCAATCACGGGTGAATCTGCTCCAGTTATTCGTGAAAGTGGAGGCGACAGATCCGCAGTTACGGGAGGAACAAAGGTAATCAGCGATCATATTTTAATTCGAATCTCATCAGAATCTGGCGACACATTTCTTGATAGGATGATATCTTTGGTTGAAGGTGCTAAACGCCAGAAAACGCCAAACGAAATAGCCTTATCAATTCTTCTTTCGGGTTTGACAATTATTTTTCTAATGGCGGTGGT
This window of the Bacteroidales bacterium genome carries:
- the kdpA gene encoding potassium-transporting ATPase subunit KdpA, producing the protein MTTQDIIQIILYFALLIGFTPILGNYMYKVFTGQKHIMLPVFGWLEKMTYKLTGVNSDEETNWKSYTFGLLMFNLIGLIFVFLIQIIQAYLPMNPAHLSNVSWHSAFNTSVSFMTNTNWQGYAGETTLSYFVQMIGLTVQNFVSAATGIAVLIALIKGISRKTTDKLGNFWTDLTRSTLYILLPLSILFAIILVGQGVVQNFKTYETVQTLQQGAQQVIPMGPAASQIAIKQLGTNGGGFFNANSAHPFENPTPFSNFLEMLAILLIPAALTYTYGRMVGSTRQGWIIFTAMMILLVAGLSISLYAEYSANPIFGHLHLMEGKETRFGITNSILWANATTAASNGSVNAMHDSFSPLAGMVAMINIMLGEIIFGGVGAGLYGMVIFIILTVFIAGLMVGRTPEYLGKKIEAFEVQMALIAILAPNIVILIFSAWASVCTPGLSSLNNAGPHGLSEIFYAFSSAAGNNGSAFAGLNANTVFYNLTIGIGMLIGRFGVIIPVMAIAGSMVKKKITPPSSGTFHTDNWLFIGLLIAIILIVGGLTHFPALSLGPIVEHLLMNNGITF